In the genome of Limanda limanda chromosome 15, fLimLim1.1, whole genome shotgun sequence, one region contains:
- the olig3 gene encoding oligodendrocyte transcription factor 3, with product MHSDSSPSSRASSPDMDRMFLRELHPLHHLHHHHVGSSVSSSTQKISEHLRSSDPNSVSVESSSSSSSSSSSSSSSNKYKLKKPASEEEMFELRLKINGRERKRMHDLNLAMDGLREVMPYAHGPSVRKLSKIATLLLARNYILMLNSSLDEMKRLVGEIYGGQHSAFHCGGGPGGHSGGPAAAAAAAAAAAAAAHHVHPLLGGALSSSGSSSLSSGLPGLTSIRAPHALMKGGPAAPPALQLGPGFQHWAGLPCPCTICQVPPPTHIPITSTGLTRLTGEGKDGMK from the coding sequence ATGCATTCGGACTCCAGTCCCAGCAGCAGAGCCTCTTCCCCGGACATGGACCGCATGTTCCTGCGAGAACTCCACCCACTGCACCACCTGCACCACCACCACGTCGGCTCCTCAGTGTCCTCCTCCACGCAGAAGATCTCCGAGCACCTGCGCTCCTCAGACCCCAACTCCGTGTCcgtggagagcagcagcagctccagcagcagcagcagttccagcagcagcagcaacaagtacAAGTTGAAGAAGCcggccagcgaggaggagatgTTCGAGCTGCGGCTGAAGATCAACGGCCGGGAGCGCAAGCGCATGCACGACCTGAACCTGGCCATGGACGGCCTGCGAGAGGTCATGCCCTACGCGCACGGGCCCTCGGTGCGGAAGCTGTCCAAGATCGCCACGCTGCTCCTCGCCAGGAACTACATCCTGATGCTCAACAGCTCCCTGGACGAGATGAAGCGGCTGGTGGGAGAGATCTACGGCGGGCAGCACTCGGCCTTCCACTGCGGCGGGGGGCCCGGGGGTCACTCCGGGGGTCCGgccgccgctgctgccgctgccgccgccgctgctgccgctgcccaCCACGTGCACCCGCTCCTCGGGGGCGCGCTGTCCTCCTCCGGgtcctcctccctgtcctccgGGCTCCCGGGACTCACGTCCATCCGGGCTCCGCACGCCCTGATGAAGGGGGGCCCGGCTGCGCCCCCGGCCCTGCAGCTGGGCCCCGGCTTCCAGCACTGGGCCGGGCTGCCGTGTCCCTGCACCATCTGCCAGGtgccccccccaacacacatcCCCATCACCTCCACCGGCCTCACGAGACTCACGGGGGAGGGGAAGGACGGGATGAAGTGA